GAAGAAATAAGCAGGCAAGAATCAAgctgtttccatttttgttttatcgcGAGTTTCCACGGGATCCCTTCGCCCTGCCCCCATATTGTCTGCTCGCAAATTCAgaaatactgtataacatttGGTACGATTTATACTTTCGAATATTATTATTGACTCGTAAAAACATCCTGTACATGACAATGTGCATCGTTCGACTGTATTCATAATTTAAGAACGGAAAACGAACAAGAAATACGACCATTTCGCTTCGCTCCTGAAAAATGTCTAATGACGTCAGACTCATTCCCACAATGCCTAGTAACACGCATGCgcacaataaaaagaaaaagacagcaATCGGAGATCAGAGATGGCGGGCGCCTCCGACCCCCTGGAAGATATGCTCTTTTCCGAGGTGGATGAGAAGGCTGTGAGCGACTTGGTCGGCTCTCTGGAGTCTCAGCTGTCCGGCCAGAGCAACTCGGCGGGCAAAACTGACGAGAGCCGAGGCGCAGGCTCAGTTGCTCCCGCTAACCATCACTTGGGGAAAACGCTACCAGCTCCGGTGGGCTCCACAACACTAGATCAACAACAACAAGGGCGCCGTAATAAACCCGACATGCATCAGGATTTAAACTCCACGGAAAAAGCTGTCACATCTCCATCCCAGGGCAGCACCCCTTCCTCCGCTGAAACCTCTGCAGGCACCGCCGATGCCGCCAGCAACAGTGGCTCTCAATCACATGGAGCATCCATCACAACACTACCCGCGTCCGGCTTGTCAACTTCCCCGCCGGTCAGCAGCATCAGCACCGCCGCCACCGCGAAGGCTTCCCTGGACTCAGGTGAGCCTCACACGGACGTTTCGAAACGACGCCTCATCACCCCGCGACGGAGCGCCTCAGCTCGGATTAAGAGTTTGAACGGTGCCGCCGTGACCGCCCGAGGGAACGGCGGCGGCAGCAGCCTCGCGGCGGGGGCCGACGACGCCTGCGGCAGCCCCGCGGACCCCCGACCGGCGAGCACGTCAGCCATCAATACGTCGACGTTCACCCTCCCCAACGCCAGTCTACCTGCGGGTCAATCGGCCATCGCTCTGGACCGGGGCACCCCCACCATCGCCTTGCACAGACTCCCCAGTCACATCGTGGCCAGCATAGCCCAGAACGGGACCAGCGTGTCGGCGTTGGCCCAGCAAGGTGCTCAGACGGCCCCTGTCACCTCACCCCCATCTGCCTCTCCACCCTCCTCCTCGCCACCTGCACAGGAGAATCACACTAAAACCGCCTCGGACCCCGCAGGGGCTCCCAGCGACTGTCAGTCCAAAAGTGTCACCACAAGCTCTGTCATAAACACTGTTTCCTCCGTTGCCGTGACAACAACACCCACCGCCAGCACCACAACAGTAACTCAACCTTTAACCACAACCGCTACTACGACCACCACTACAACCATAGCAGCCGCCCTAGTTACAACAAGCTGTGTCGGTGGTCAGACCACATCGGTGACCACTACGATCAGCACGGTGCGGcccaccaccgccgccgcccccgCCACACCTATCATTCTTGCCACCCCTGCCGTTCCTGCCATCCCCGCTGTCCCAGCCGCCCCAGCCGCAGCCTCGCCAACCCCGCAGACCCCGACACGGCCTGGTCTGGCCACAACTCAGAGGATCGTTGCACCCCAGCTCATTGTCAGACCGCCCCAGCAGCAGACCACCATCCAGCTGCCACCCGGGTTCACCATCCCGTCTGGTAAGGTTTGCCCCCTCTTCCCCAATGTCCCACTACATTTTTGTAATGGTGGGAAATAGAAATACTTCATTACTGTATCTTAAGATACTGTTCATTTCCCATACACACATGGTATGTTCCTGGTAGGAACTACATATCTTTTCAATATGCACTAAAAGCCTTTCTCTATCATTATTAAGGTGATGATTAAGACTCAATCAAATTTCCTGACAAAAGGgaaagcatctttttttttgatacatgAATTGCAGGTACTTGTTTCTGCAGGTGCAGGCACCATTTGAACTCTGTATAATATATGTTTGCATATGCATTGTATGATAATATTTGGACATACGAGGTTTCCACCAGACAATGATAtgtaataattatattataaaacCATGAATAACACTTGTCATGTGATAGTCTGTTTAAATGCTGCTGGAAATTGGCTTGGCACTGCATTAGTTTTGACTTATGTCGATATACATTAATATTCAAGTATGAGTAGGGCATGGCGCCAAAAGCATTTCACTAGCTAGCCAAGGGCTGTgttgcactgtatttgtttatgtaCTAGCTTTGTGGCTAGAACGTTAATTAACACACTTAAACTTCCTGTGCCTTACCGCGTGGGAACTCGGAATAAGTTgtaatgatacaaaaaaaaaaaatcagttaactTTGTAAGGAgttgctgctgaccctgggaattCTCTacaccttttgtttttctttgaaattaAAGCAGCTACTACATAAGGggaagtttaacattttggttattttgacattttggaaaaaaatattcactatAGGGAGCTATTGTTTacgttttcatttaactttttaagacacgCTGATGACCCCGGGatctccctgaactttttgttagaattttagaACAAAGATGCcttaaagatgattaaaaaaataaaacaaagcaaaacttcAACAGTTTGCAAATTTAAAGAGTTGTTCAACAAACATATGCTTAACGACATTTTCGGAAAGTTAAGAGTTagagtttatatttttttaaattttgctgcTAAAAGGGAAAATTCCCTTTTACTGAAATTTAACATCGGCTCCCAATATTGGTTAGTGGtccccttgactactaataatcagtatcggtaccggccctgaaaaaacatgtctgtctttttcaaataaaatatcaataaataaaaataatataacgtAATACAGATAAGTGTGCCTTTTTGGCTTAACGCTTCCATCAAATTGTTCAGTCCCAAAGACACACAATAagccaaatgaaagaaaatgaatgaaaaaagtagcaaacaaatacaaaagtattaaaaaagttCAGTTATCTTCCCTTTTATGAATCACAACGGGACCGATACACTGAAATGTAATTGATTTGAACCAAGCCCCAAACTATAGCACAGCACACAATATGtcaattatttcacattttctaCCGAACTATTGGATTTCCTCAGTTTAAAAATGGTTCCCTCTCACCCTTCGCCGCCTCTCCAGCTTGTTTCTGCACCCCCCACAATTGTGTCTAATTAATATCCCCTCGCTTCCTCAGGCATGGTGCTTGTCCGGACCGAGCTGGGCCAGTTGGTGTTGGTTCCTCAGCAGGCTTTGGCTCAAGCTCAGGCACAGGCGCAGGCTCAGGGTCAAGTCCAGGCCCAGAATAACATCTCTCCGCGGCCCGCCACTCCCACTACGGCCACGTCCTTCAGAGTCAGCACTCCGCAGGTAACGGGAACCTCTACAACCATTTTAAAGACGGTTTGGGAAAGAAATGGACATTCTGAAATGTATTCAAAGGAAATACACAATGTCCAAATAATGTGTTACAATTTGAAAGTAACATTTAACTGTGAGACACGTGGAGTCAAATCACgacaaaaacacataaaaaaaaaagaaaggcacaaGTCACAACAAATTCATCACGTTTGTCCACGTTACAATCagtattgtctttttttgcctttttatttatatatatattttttttcaaatcacaatgaaatttgTGCAAAGCAGacatatttttatgaaaaatagGCCCGTAAAGTTACAGGTGGATTTCGAAAACCTGTTGTAGATGCAAAATAACGCGAGACCCCAGTTCAGCAAGCATCAAGGATGATCTCTGGGCTTGATTTGTCTTTGAGTTTTTGACTTTTCATggataattttttggggcactTGAATGACAGTTAAGATGAGTACAGTGTACGGTGGATTTTTGATTTTACTTTATAAATTTTAAAACCACTTCAAAACATTACCCCTGTCCCGTTATTAAAAGTTTTCTTATGGCCATGGATTCTATTGATGTTATTTCCTGCGGATGAGCATAATTGTTCCAGTAGCAGATTATAGTCGTTGCTAAATTAGGAATTTTCTGTCAATATATGCGGCTGCCAGTTCATGATTCTGGGCACAGCACTCTTCCACTTTCTAATTGGGTTATAATTTTAGCAAATTAATACCCATTAATATTATGTTATGTGTAGATTAGGTTGTGATTAAAAAGTGGATTGATATCACAGGGGACCTTCTAGGGCAAGACACTGAATTATTGATGGGGATTTACTTATCACCTGTGGAGACATCATTCATTCTAAAACAGACAGTTTAATATTGGCAAAATAGTATGTGTATTTAAATGAACCCATAAGTATTAACTGAAGCAATATTAACCTCACTAAAGCCCCACTACACTCAGAATAAGCAAGACACACCATAACATTTAATggtgaatgtttaaaaaaggtTGTAACTCTTCTTTCTTACTCATTGTTTCATTTTACAATCAATCGTTTAGTCGCCAAGTTTCCAAAATGTCCTATTAGGGCCATTATAGAGCATTTTGCTCAGtcatagaaaataataattaaaattcaattaaagGTATAAAATGGGGCCAGCGAGGGATTACTTGTCAAAAAATGATTAATGTTTTAACAtatgacaaaaacactttttttggtttgctttttaaaaaacaaaaacaaaacactgcaaAATCTACCTTTTAACACTTGTAAGCACACGTGATTGACACTGGAGGGCAGCATTTTACCGTTTCACGGTTCACCTCATGGTTGGAACTATTTTCTTGTAACAGAAGTACAGTGCTGTACATACTTTATGTAACATAAACATcatgatatatttttataataataataataataatcttgatGATGATGGTGCTAATGGTGATGATGTCCCCTGATGTTATTTAGCTGCATGGCACcaccaaatctaaaaaaataattgtaaatttaaataattaaccaTCCATCTATTATCTGTACCACTCATCCATATATTCTGTTCTAACATTATTTATATGTACTTTTATTATGCTAAATTCATATCTCAGTGACAGTACCAATTGAAACTTTTTGATATCAatcaaaatataaatcaatacaAAGGAAATTCAGACATTATTTAACAATATTGTTGCATTATCAATAGgctttacatttacattagcacatttgaaaataatatttagaaAACAGTACAGTTACACTATAAATTAATGTGATTTTAGAAAGAATTACAGGTGATTTCCCCcctaaattatgcaaataatataataaataattactaattgatttattacaaatgttaaatttttattgttgtttatctCCTTCCTCCTCTTGCAGATTGCTCCAGTGGTGATAAATTAGCGGGCTTGCAGGAAAAGTATGAGCGAGgtcggggtgggggtggtggggggttgATGGGAATAAAAGGCTATGGTGTTTATTCCCAAAGCTGTCGGGCCTGTCAGTCTTCCCACGACACCCGAGGGGAGTAGAGGAAGGCGTCACaatcttccttccttccttccatccataaCCTCCTCAATCATTCATCAGCCTGCTGCTTGATTATTTTAAAAGGCTCAACAGTGAGGTAGAAGGAGCGAGACGCGGCGACAGGGTGGCGTCGCTGGCGGTGGGATGCACCCTGTGGCACCACCAACACCCCTTCCCCCCAACATCAACTCCACTTATGCAAACTTCCCCGGGCTCTTTTGGATCCTGTTAAACTTTTAgcgaaggggaaaaaaaactcccccCTCCCTCACCCTCCTACTTCTTCACAGTCCCTATTTGTGTGCACTTGCAGTAGATTCATGTATGCTTCTATTATATGTAATATAGAATAGAGATGTAATTGTAGGATTAACGTGTAAAAGAAGATTAATCGGTTGCTTGGCAACAAGTGGCTGTGCACATGTGACACGACCAAGAAAGTCTGATTGCATTTGTTACAGGTCTCCCTGTCATCTTTGCGCTGTGTAGCGGTGGCCCCAAGTGGCCAAGACAATAACttgaattagaaaaaaattgacatgaaCATTTATTGTGTTCCTGCTAATGCTCCGTAaccttttaaaagtattttccgCAAATAGTACACCATTGAGGTTGACTTTATATTGTTTGCTGTCCACAGCTGATATCTTGATGTTTCTCCTCTTTCTACCCTTTTCTCTCCTTCTGCTTCTGACAGTCTCCAGCGACCTCTCAGACCACCAGGCAGTGCGCTCTGACCCCGGCCAAGGTCGCACCTTCTCCCTCTCCTGCTCCTTCCAGCCCTGCCCTCCAgaccacctcctcctcttcttcttcttcctctactTCTTCCTTCGTTACCTCCTGTCCCGCACTACGCCCAGTGAGAAAAATCTCTTTACATTTATACAGAAAAATAACAAGGGCTGTATATTTCTTCTCTCAAAATCTTTGGCGAACAGTGGATTGTGATGCCTTTAGCACAGCCTGGTGGATGTTGGCAGTGAAGCCACAGACTGTTGTCTTTGGGTGCTTCTTCACAGCTCTCTCTCACAGTGTTTCTGTCATCAACTGCTGTTGATACCCTGGGCCGACCTTTTGGTTAATAGGTGCTaatagatgccacaaaatggtggcaaagcacttaTTTTCTATTAGACAAGGCTATGTATGGCCTTACTAATTTAAGCCCCCCTCAGTTCCAACATAGTTGTTTGGCATcaagatgccaccagatggcaacAAAGCAATGGTTTTATGTTAGGCATGGATCTGGCCTGAGTGCAAAACTATCAAATAGGTGAATTTTTATACAGTTTTTCATGAT
This portion of the Vanacampus margaritifer isolate UIUO_Vmar chromosome 4, RoL_Vmar_1.0, whole genome shotgun sequence genome encodes:
- the LOC144050081 gene encoding transcription initiation factor TFIID subunit 4 isoform X3, which gives rise to MAGASDPLEDMLFSEVDEKAVSDLVGSLESQLSGQSNSAGKTDESRGAGSVAPANHHLGKTLPAPVGSTTLDQQQQGRRNKPDMHQDLNSTEKAVTSPSQGSTPSSAETSAGTADAASNSGSQSHGASITTLPASGLSTSPPVSSISTAATAKASLDSGEPHTDVSKRRLITPRRSASARIKSLNGAAVTARGNGGGSSLAAGADDACGSPADPRPASTSAINTSTFTLPNASLPAGQSAIALDRGTPTIALHRLPSHIVASIAQNGTSVSALAQQGAQTAPVTSPPSASPPSSSPPAQENHTKTASDPAGAPSDCQSKSVTTSSVINTVSSVAVTTTPTASTTTVTQPLTTTATTTTTTTIAAALVTTSCVGGQTTSVTTTISTVRPTTAAAPATPIILATPAVPAIPAVPAAPAAASPTPQTPTRPGLATTQRIVAPQLIVRPPQQQTTIQLPPGFTIPSGMVLVRTELGQLVLVPQQALAQAQAQAQAQGQVQAQNNISPRPATPTTATSFRVSTPQGPVAPVVAVTAPQQTPVVSTPQAPPTQVASQPPQTTGIAVASGAPVVSQEMQENVKKCKNFLATLIKLASHNSPSPETSKNVKSLVQDLLDAKIEPEEFTSRLQTELKSSPQPYLVPFLKKSLPALRLSLLNSQHSLIQPPQQGIKPAVPIASGPAVHVRPPNSVGTTTGANTLPHGTMGHAAGAGMKTTGPMCGQVRMPVMITQSMRAQGTMGKVGTFQAGRSPVGLAVQISGNQKNKLNDPGGGSFRDDDDINDVASMAGVNLNEESARILATNSELVGTQIRSCKDEAFLHPGLLHRRILETAKKFGVMDVPMEVVTFISHAAQSRLRTVVEKVSAIAQHRLDSCKDDECYEQSADVRSQLRFFEQLERMEKARKDEQEREILLKAAKSRSRQEDPEQARLKQKAKEMQQQELAQMRQRDANLTALAAIGPRKKRKVDSPGATPSGTELSGSTAGSPAASSSTPSSSSRQYARQRITRVNLRDFIFYMEQERDTAHSLLLYRALLK
- the LOC144050081 gene encoding transcription initiation factor TFIID subunit 4 isoform X2; its protein translation is MAGASDPLEDMLFSEVDEKAVSDLVGSLESQLSGQSNSAGKTDESRGAGSVAPANHHLGKTLPAPVGSTTLDQQQQGRRNKPDMHQDLNSTEKAVTSPSQGSTPSSAETSAGTADAASNSGSQSHGASITTLPASGLSTSPPVSSISTAATAKASLDSGEPHTDVSKRRLITPRRSASARIKSLNGAAVTARGNGGGSSLAAGADDACGSPADPRPASTSAINTSTFTLPNASLPAGQSAIALDRGTPTIALHRLPSHIVASIAQNGTSVSALAQQGAQTAPVTSPPSASPPSSSPPAQENHTKTASDPAGAPSDCQSKSVTTSSVINTVSSVAVTTTPTASTTTVTQPLTTTATTTTTTTIAAALVTTSCVGGQTTSVTTTISTVRPTTAAAPATPIILATPAVPAIPAVPAAPAAASPTPQTPTRPGLATTQRIVAPQLIVRPPQQQTTIQLPPGFTIPSGMVLVRTELGQLVLVPQQALAQAQAQAQAQGQVQAQNNISPRPATPTTATSFRVSTPQKGPVAPVVAVTAPQQTPVVSTPQAPPTQVASQPPQTTGIAVASGAPVVSQEMQENVKKCKNFLATLIKLASHNSPSPETSKNVKSLVQDLLDAKIEPEEFTSRLQTELKSSPQPYLVPFLKKSLPALRLSLLNSQHSLIQPPQQGIKPAVPIASGPAVHVRPPNSVGTTTGANTLPHGTMGHAAGAGMKTTGPMCGQVRMPVMITQSMRAQGTMGKVGTFQAGRSPVGLAVQISGNQKNKLNDPGGGSFRDDDDINDVASMAGVNLNEESARILATNSELVGTQIRSCKDEAFLHPGLLHRRILETAKKFGVMDVPMEVVTFISHAAQSRLRTVVEKVSAIAQHRLDSCKDDECYEQSADVRSQLRFFEQLERMEKARKDEQEREILLKAAKSRSRQEDPEQARLKQKAKEMQQQELAQMRQRDANLTALAAIGPRKKRKVDSPGATPSGTELSGSTAGSPAASSSTPSSSSRQYARQRITRVNLRDFIFYMEQERDTAHSLLLYRALLK
- the LOC144050081 gene encoding transcription initiation factor TFIID subunit 4 isoform X1, with the translated sequence MAGASDPLEDMLFSEVDEKAVSDLVGSLESQLSGQSNSAGKTDESRGAGSVAPANHHLGKTLPAPVGSTTLDQQQQGRRNKPDMHQDLNSTEKAVTSPSQGSTPSSAETSAGTADAASNSGSQSHGASITTLPASGLSTSPPVSSISTAATAKASLDSGEPHTDVSKRRLITPRRSASARIKSLNGAAVTARGNGGGSSLAAGADDACGSPADPRPASTSAINTSTFTLPNASLPAGQSAIALDRGTPTIALHRLPSHIVASIAQNGTSVSALAQQGAQTAPVTSPPSASPPSSSPPAQENHTKTASDPAGAPSDCQSKSVTTSSVINTVSSVAVTTTPTASTTTVTQPLTTTATTTTTTTIAAALVTTSCVGGQTTSVTTTISTVRPTTAAAPATPIILATPAVPAIPAVPAAPAAASPTPQTPTRPGLATTQRIVAPQLIVRPPQQQTTIQLPPGFTIPSGMVLVRTELGQLVLVPQQALAQAQAQAQAQGQVQAQNNISPRPATPTTATSFRVSTPQSPATSQTTRQCALTPAKVAPSPSPAPSSPALQTTSSSSSSSSTSSFVTSCPALRPKGPVAPVVAVTAPQQTPVVSTPQAPPTQVASQPPQTTGIAVASGAPVVSQEMQENVKKCKNFLATLIKLASHNSPSPETSKNVKSLVQDLLDAKIEPEEFTSRLQTELKSSPQPYLVPFLKKSLPALRLSLLNSQHSLIQPPQQGIKPAVPIASGPAVHVRPPNSVGTTTGANTLPHGTMGHAAGAGMKTTGPMCGQVRMPVMITQSMRAQGTMGKVGTFQAGRSPVGLAVQISGNQKNKLNDPGGGSFRDDDDINDVASMAGVNLNEESARILATNSELVGTQIRSCKDEAFLHPGLLHRRILETAKKFGVMDVPMEVVTFISHAAQSRLRTVVEKVSAIAQHRLDSCKDDECYEQSADVRSQLRFFEQLERMEKARKDEQEREILLKAAKSRSRQEDPEQARLKQKAKEMQQQELAQMRQRDANLTALAAIGPRKKRKVDSPGATPSGTELSGSTAGSPAASSSTPSSSSRQYARQRITRVNLRDFIFYMEQERDTAHSLLLYRALLK